One genomic region from Phaseolus vulgaris cultivar G19833 unplaced genomic scaffold, P. vulgaris v2.0 scaffold_13, whole genome shotgun sequence encodes:
- the LOC137816901 gene encoding uncharacterized protein isoform X2: MESIFLPSLSLAKFPKSQTLWNSPLLLHSKPTSVAFSSVTHHHLPKCFLLQPQGGVISKAKEKQNLRVPHASEAASPTTTPTTKANDGERWLLEPVGDGDTRHIGYKVQMPGAYEIASSEVTVGRVPDKADLVIPVATVSGVHARIKKKQGNLLVTDLDSTNGTFINDKRLRPGVAATVSPGNSITFAMSTSLNRFMMTPHSCWMDNSTEVSQLEISKNVSI; the protein is encoded by the exons ATGGAAAGCATATTTTTACCTTCTCTCTCCCTTGCAAAATTTCCTAAGTCTCAAACTTTGTGGAATTCACCACTCTTGCTTCACTCCAAACCTACCTCAGTTGCTTTCAGTTCAGTAACCCATCATCATTTGCCCAAGTGCTTTCTGTTGCAGCCACAAGGTGGTGTTATATccaaagcaaaagaaaagcagaACCTGAGAGTTCCACATGCCTCAGAGGCTGCATCCCcaacaacaacaccaacaaCAAAGGCCAATGATGGAGAAAGATGGCTTCTTGAACCAGTTG GAGATGGTGATACAAGACATATAGGTTACAAGGTTCAGATGCCAGGTGCATATGAAATCGCTTCT AGTGAGGTGACTGTTGGACGTGTACCTGATAAAGCTGATCTAGTAATTCCAGTTGCAACAG TGTCTGGTGTGCATGCACGTATTAAGAAGAAACAAGGGAATCTTCTTGTCACAGATTTGGACAGCACTAATGGAACATTCATTAATGACAAGCGTCTGAGACCTGGAGTAGCTGCAACTGTATCACCTGGCAATTCTATTACATTTG CAATGTCAACCTCATTGAACCGATTCATGATGACACCCCACTCTTGTTGGATGGACAACTCTACTGAAGTATCACAACTTGAAATATCTAAAAACGTATCCATATGA
- the LOC137816901 gene encoding zeaxanthin epoxidase, chloroplastic isoform X1: MESIFLPSLSLAKFPKSQTLWNSPLLLHSKPTSVAFSSVTHHHLPKCFLLQPQGGVISKAKEKQNLRVPHASEAASPTTTPTTKANDGERWLLEPVGDGDTRHIGYKVQMPGAYEIASSEVTVGRVPDKADLVIPVATVSGVHARIKKKQGNLLVTDLDSTNGTFINDKRLRPGVAATVSPGNSITFGDTHLAMFRVSKVENVKVADTVGETEIELDTDNKSDGTETS, translated from the exons ATGGAAAGCATATTTTTACCTTCTCTCTCCCTTGCAAAATTTCCTAAGTCTCAAACTTTGTGGAATTCACCACTCTTGCTTCACTCCAAACCTACCTCAGTTGCTTTCAGTTCAGTAACCCATCATCATTTGCCCAAGTGCTTTCTGTTGCAGCCACAAGGTGGTGTTATATccaaagcaaaagaaaagcagaACCTGAGAGTTCCACATGCCTCAGAGGCTGCATCCCcaacaacaacaccaacaaCAAAGGCCAATGATGGAGAAAGATGGCTTCTTGAACCAGTTG GAGATGGTGATACAAGACATATAGGTTACAAGGTTCAGATGCCAGGTGCATATGAAATCGCTTCT AGTGAGGTGACTGTTGGACGTGTACCTGATAAAGCTGATCTAGTAATTCCAGTTGCAACAG TGTCTGGTGTGCATGCACGTATTAAGAAGAAACAAGGGAATCTTCTTGTCACAGATTTGGACAGCACTAATGGAACATTCATTAATGACAAGCGTCTGAGACCTGGAGTAGCTGCAACTGTATCACCTGGCAATTCTATTACATTTG GAGACACCCATTTAGCTATGTTTCGTGTATCAAAGGTAGAAAATGTGAAGGTTGCTGATACAGTTGGAGAAACTGAAATTGAACTAGACACCGACAACAAAAGTGATGGTACCGAAACAAGTTGA